In Anaerolineales bacterium, the sequence CACGCCCACCTTTCTCCGTCCGCGGACCGTATGGCTCGCGGCGGCGTTCGGGATTCTGATCCTATGGCGGCAGCTGCTTTCGGAGCGAAGCCTGGAGGCGGCCGGTCCGGGCGCGCTGATCGACGGCCTGTTTTCCTTGATCTTTTGCGCGGCGGCCGCAGCCCTCTGCCTGGGATTGGGATTCTTCATGCTGCGATGGTTCCCTCCGGCGGAACTCACTTGCGGGGAACGATGGGTTTTCGCAGCAGCCGGAGGCGGCGGCGTGGCGGGGACGGTCTTGGCAACGGTCGGGATGCTGGCGGGAGCAACCCCCGGATGGGTCCAAGCCGTACTGATCGCCCTCAGCATCCCGGCGGGGTTTGGGTGGGAGGACGAATGGAGGGATGGGGGGAATCCGGCCGTGCATCTGCGGAAGATCCTCCGTTCGCTGCCTTCCGCCGACGCGGCGGTCGCGGGATTGGCGGGCTTGGTTCTGCTGACGTGCCTCATCCGGGCTTCCGCCCCGCCGTGGGATCCGGATGGATTGATCTACCATCTGGAGGCGCCGCGCCGATTCCTGGAGGCCGGCCGGGTGATTCCCTTGGCGGAGAATGCGCCCGCCAACTATCCGCTGTTGGTGGAAATGCTGTACATGGCCGGCATGGCGTTCGGGTCCGATACGGCGGCGCGGATCATGCATGTCGGCGCGTTTTTCATGTTGCTGGCCGGGACCGGCCTGTTCGCCCGCCGGTTGTTCGGAGTCCGGGTGGCGAGAATCGCGGTCGTGATCCTGCTCGGCATCCCGATCCTGCCTTTCTGGGCTACTCTGGCCCATACCGATATGGCCTGGGCGGCGTTTGAATTGCTTTCCATCTACGCCGCGTATCTGTTTCTGAACGAGGGCGGACGTCCGGCGGCGATCTTCTGGGCTGGCGCGTTGGCCGGGTTCGCCATGGCCTCAAAACTATTGGCCGTGGGGACGGCGGTATGGCTGGCGATCTGGATCCTGGCCGGGATGCGCCGGGAGCCTCGGAATTGCTTTGCCGCGTTGGCCGTGTATGGCATCAGCGCCGCCGCGCCCCTGCTGCCATGGCTGGCCAAGAACTGGATCGGATTTGAAAATCCGTTCCACCCGCTGGCGTTCGGGACTTTTCCGGCCGGCGCGGAACAGACCGTCTGGATGAATTATATGCAGAACGGTTTCGGAGTCGGCAGGGCTTTTTCGGATTACCTGCTGCTGCCGATCAATCTGTATTTGCGGCATGCGGATTTTTCCACGGTGGGCGGGACGATCGAACTACCCTCGTTGGTGTTCCCGCTGGCGGTTTTGCTTCCTTTTGTTCGGCCGGATGCGGCCGGCCGTAACCTTGCCGCCTTTGTCTTGTTCCGCGCGGCTTTTTGGGCCGCGGGAGCCCAGCAGATCCGGATGCTGCTGCCGCTGTTTCCCGTGCTCTCGATCCTCGCCGCCCTCGTCGTGCGCCGGATCGCCGAGCGGCTGCGCGAGGGCTTCGTTTACCGCGTGGTTTCGCGTTCTCTGCTTGGGGGATTGGCGGCGGCGACCCTGATCTACCAGGGACTGGATCTATTGCAGACCCAACCTTGGCTGCCGGCATTCGGCGCCCAAAGCAAGTCGGCTTGGCTGGCGGAGCAGGTCGGCGATTTCCGCGCCGTGCGGTTCATCGCCGAATCCTTGCCGGCGGAAGCCAGGGTCATGATGCTGTGGGACGGTCGCGGATATTATTGTGATCAGCGGTGCGTCCCGGATACGCTGCATGCCCAATGGACGGTCCGGGTTGCGGGAGGCGGCGATCCGGCGGCGGTGGCGGCGGGATTGCGTGCGGAAGGGTTCACGCACCTCCTCCTCAGCGGAAGCGACGCCGCGTTCCTGTTAAGCCATGATCCGGATGGATCCCAGCGGGCGGCTTGGGATTATCTTATCCGGGAATTCCTTCCCTCCTGCG encodes:
- a CDS encoding glycosyltransferase family 39 protein; amino-acid sequence: MTMTIRSTPTFLRPRTVWLAAAFGILILWRQLLSERSLEAAGPGALIDGLFSLIFCAAAAALCLGLGFFMLRWFPPAELTCGERWVFAAAGGGGVAGTVLATVGMLAGATPGWVQAVLIALSIPAGFGWEDEWRDGGNPAVHLRKILRSLPSADAAVAGLAGLVLLTCLIRASAPPWDPDGLIYHLEAPRRFLEAGRVIPLAENAPANYPLLVEMLYMAGMAFGSDTAARIMHVGAFFMLLAGTGLFARRLFGVRVARIAVVILLGIPILPFWATLAHTDMAWAAFELLSIYAAYLFLNEGGRPAAIFWAGALAGFAMASKLLAVGTAVWLAIWILAGMRREPRNCFAALAVYGISAAAPLLPWLAKNWIGFENPFHPLAFGTFPAGAEQTVWMNYMQNGFGVGRAFSDYLLLPINLYLRHADFSTVGGTIELPSLVFPLAVLLPFVRPDAAGRNLAAFVLFRAAFWAAGAQQIRMLLPLFPVLSILAALVVRRIAERLREGFVYRVVSRSLLGGLAAATLIYQGLDLLQTQPWLPAFGAQSKSAWLAEQVGDFRAVRFIAESLPAEARVMMLWDGRGYYCDQRCVPDTLHAQWTVRVAGGGDPAAVAAGLRAEGFTHLLLSGSDAAFLLSHDPDGSQRAAWDYLIREFLPSCGRRVYTDGHAAVYEIACAGGEGSSGGGKPGSPRKG